Within the Sphingobium baderi genome, the region CGCCGCAGATCGAGCGCCTGCTAGCCTCCGGTCTGGTGCTCGCGGCGCTGCTCGGCAGCACGCTCAAGGATGCCGGGGGGCAGCTCACGCTGCAGGCGCAGACGGAAAATGGCGTGGTGAGCCTGCTGGTGGCCGATTACAAGGCGGGCGAACTGAGAGGCTATGCCAAATTCGATGCCGACCGTCTGGCGGAGCTTGGCGCCGACCCCACGCTGTTCGGGCTGTTTGGCAAGGGCTATCTTGCCATCACCTTCGATCAGGCGGTGACCGGCGAGCGTTATCAGGGCATCGTGCCGCTGGATGGCGAATCGATCGCGCAGGCGGCGGAGCATTATTTCTTCCAGTCCGAACAAATTCCCAGCATCATCCAGATCGCAACCCGTCATGAGGCGGACGGATGCTTCGCGGCGGGCATGCTGCTCCAGCACCTGCCCGAAGGCGAAGTCGGCCGCGAGCGGCTGCATGTGCGGCACGATCATCCCGAATGGGAGCATGTGCAGGCGCTGGCGATAACGTTGAAGGACGAGGAACTGACGGACGACATGCTTCCGCTGGCGGATATGCTCTGGCGGCTGTTCCATGAGGAGCAGGAGGTGCGCGTGACGGAAAGCTCTGTCCTGGCCAAGGGATGCCGTTGCGACCTGGACCATATCCGCGACGTCATTGGCCGTTTTTCCGAGCAGGAGCGCGCGGAAATGGCGGACGAACGCGGGGTGATCGGCGTCGATTGCGCCTTTTGCTCGCGCCTGTTCCCGCTCGCGCTCGATAGTTTCACCCGGCACTGATCCGCTCGATCGGGGCAGGACCATGTCCCACATTGGGGCAGGGCCATCCTTCCTGCGCTATCAAATTGCCGCAATTGGGCACTATTCCGCTTATCTGGGGACGTGGAAGGGCGGCCGGCTGTTTGCCGACGATGCGTAGCGGGGCTATTGAGGATCTATGGTGACGATGTGGTTGCGTGCGATCATTGTGGGAACGTTGATGATGGCGGCAGGAACGGCCGCGGCAAAGCCGCAACGGCTGGTCGCGCTCGATACGGTGCAGCCGGGCGAATGGGAATTGCGCGCGCTGGAGAAGGATGGAGGAAAGCGCCGGATCTGCGTGCGCGATCCGCGTCAGCTCCTCCAGACGGAACATGCCCGCCACCAATGCCGCTTCTTCACCGTGAAAGATGAACCTGCCGCAGCATCGGTCACTTATGACTGCGCGGCGGGCGGCGGAGGACGCACCGACGTGCGCGTCGAAACGCCGCGGCTGGTGCAGATTCGATCGCAAGGCGTGGCGAACGGCGCGCCTTTTGCACGGGTCATGGAAGCTCGTCGCATTGGCGCCTGCCGCTAGGAAGCCGGGCTTGCGCGTGCGGGGATGGGGCGTTAGCGCATCACGCCATGGTCGCAAATAAAGGAAAATTCGCCGTCGTCCTGCTTTCGGGAGGACTGGATTCAATGGTTGCCGGCGGGCTGGCTCGCGAGGCGGGTTATCATGTGCTGGCGCTGACGATTGATTATAATCAGCGGCATCGCGTGGAACTGCGCGCGGCGGCGCGTATCGCAAAGGCGTTGAATGCGATGTCCCACATCGTCCTGCCGCTGGACCTGACCGCTTTTGGCGGGTCGGCGCTGACAGCCGACATCGCGGTGCCCAAAGGAGGCGTGGGGGCTGATATTCCCGTCACCTATGTTCCGGCCCGCAACGCCATATTTCTTTCGCTGACACTGGGACTGGCCGAGGCGGCGGGCGCGAACGATGTATTCATCGGCGTGAACGCGCTGGATTATTCCGGTTATCCCGACTGCCGCCCGGAATTTATCGATGCGTTCCAGAAGATGGCGACGCTGGCCACCAAAGCGGGCGTGGAAGGCAAACCCGTTCGCATCAACACACCGCTTCAGCATATGAGCAAGGCGGACATCGTGCGGGAAGCCCATCGGCTGGGGCTGGATG harbors:
- the queC gene encoding 7-cyano-7-deazaguanine synthase QueC yields the protein MVANKGKFAVVLLSGGLDSMVAGGLAREAGYHVLALTIDYNQRHRVELRAAARIAKALNAMSHIVLPLDLTAFGGSALTADIAVPKGGVGADIPVTYVPARNAIFLSLTLGLAEAAGANDVFIGVNALDYSGYPDCRPEFIDAFQKMATLATKAGVEGKPVRINTPLQHMSKADIVREAHRLGLDAGMSWSCYDPAPNGQHCGLCDSCRLRAKGFQEAGLTDPTHYATRP
- a CDS encoding Hsp33 family molecular chaperone HslO gives rise to the protein MTFSANVDQALGFTIPSRHVRGRIVRLGPVLNDVLAAHDYPPQIERLLASGLVLAALLGSTLKDAGGQLTLQAQTENGVVSLLVADYKAGELRGYAKFDADRLAELGADPTLFGLFGKGYLAITFDQAVTGERYQGIVPLDGESIAQAAEHYFFQSEQIPSIIQIATRHEADGCFAAGMLLQHLPEGEVGRERLHVRHDHPEWEHVQALAITLKDEELTDDMLPLADMLWRLFHEEQEVRVTESSVLAKGCRCDLDHIRDVIGRFSEQERAEMADERGVIGVDCAFCSRLFPLALDSFTRH
- a CDS encoding DUF3617 domain-containing protein, with translation MVTMWLRAIIVGTLMMAAGTAAAKPQRLVALDTVQPGEWELRALEKDGGKRRICVRDPRQLLQTEHARHQCRFFTVKDEPAAASVTYDCAAGGGGRTDVRVETPRLVQIRSQGVANGAPFARVMEARRIGACR